One genomic region from Alkalidesulfovibrio alkalitolerans DSM 16529 encodes:
- a CDS encoding SPOR domain-containing protein — protein sequence MARTTKDPNAPRSVTVHLSLGKATALSVLAVFVVAWAFALGIVVGRGYKPEQAVPEIARIMPMPQTVPKPAPQGVLRPEELSYLDTLSKPPENTAKAAERPAKRPAPQAEKPAEKTITPTQQQAQAQTPAQQPTPAPQSAPASAPKPAAPAPVPPQQESQERFTYIYQVASFSDQAQAKALSERIKGLGLSASTEASEINGRTWHRVLVRFIGTAEETHGMREKLATLGLSQIIMRSKTPL from the coding sequence ATGGCTCGGACGACCAAGGACCCGAACGCGCCGCGCAGCGTGACCGTGCATCTGAGCCTGGGCAAAGCCACGGCCCTGTCCGTGCTGGCCGTGTTCGTGGTCGCCTGGGCCTTCGCGCTCGGCATTGTCGTGGGCCGGGGCTATAAGCCCGAGCAGGCCGTGCCCGAGATCGCGCGCATCATGCCCATGCCTCAGACAGTCCCGAAGCCCGCTCCCCAGGGCGTGCTCAGGCCAGAGGAGTTGTCGTACCTGGACACGCTCTCCAAGCCGCCGGAAAACACCGCCAAGGCTGCCGAACGACCGGCGAAACGGCCCGCGCCTCAGGCAGAGAAGCCCGCCGAGAAAACCATCACGCCCACCCAGCAGCAGGCTCAGGCACAAACACCCGCGCAGCAGCCGACACCCGCCCCCCAGTCGGCCCCGGCTTCCGCGCCGAAGCCGGCCGCGCCCGCGCCCGTTCCGCCCCAGCAGGAATCCCAGGAACGGTTCACCTACATCTACCAAGTGGCCTCGTTCTCGGATCAGGCCCAGGCCAAAGCGCTGTCAGAGCGCATCAAGGGACTCGGCCTTTCCGCCTCCACCGAGGCGAGCGAGATCAACGGGCGCACCTGGCATCGTGTGCTCGTGCGCTTCATCGGCACGGCCGAGGAAACGCACGGAATGCGGGAAAAGCTCGCAACCTTGGGACTTTCGCAGATCATCATGCGCTCCAAGACGCCTCTGTAA
- a CDS encoding long-chain-fatty-acid--CoA ligase codes for MIDADRPWLAHYDQEVPPRLDYENISAFAFLDRTAEEKPDNIALIFKNVRLNYAELRRRAEVLAHSLRARGVRRGDRVAIMLPNLPQTIVAYFAVLKAGAVAMMVNPLSMEHELRHQIPDAQCKTIIVLDLLWPKIAALWEQLGLETAVVTSIPDALGFPLNWLARFKLWREKRSVTVPYDGVRVLRYKDLLRGNERYSEKSILPHSDLALLQYTGGTTGVSKGCMISHANLVANVTQIRAILHAVGVKPEVFLGILPYFHVYGLTVCLNFPISVGATLAPLARFDPKEVLGEVNRLKPTIFPGAPSLYLALMQQKDFARTDWSSLRYCVSGSAPMPVELLRRFKEITGAEIVEGYGLTEASPVTHLNPLGGRRKEGSIGLPFPDTEARVVDMVGGGPEPLLPGKEGELILRGPQVMKGYWNRADETASTLRNGWLYTGDIAVMDEEGYFFIVDRKKDMILTGGYNVYPREIDEVLYEHPKIKEAVAVGIPHRTRGEVIKAFVVLKEGEELARHEVLAWCRQKLAAYKVPREVEFRAELPKTLVGKVLRRALREEEMKKEGR; via the coding sequence ATGATCGACGCCGACCGCCCCTGGCTGGCCCATTACGACCAGGAAGTCCCGCCGCGCCTGGACTACGAAAACATCTCGGCCTTCGCCTTCCTCGACCGCACGGCCGAGGAGAAGCCCGACAACATAGCGCTGATCTTCAAGAACGTGCGCCTGAACTACGCCGAACTCAGGCGGCGGGCAGAGGTGCTGGCCCACTCGCTACGAGCGCGAGGCGTGCGCCGGGGCGATCGCGTGGCGATCATGCTGCCGAACCTCCCCCAGACCATCGTGGCTTACTTCGCCGTGCTCAAGGCCGGGGCCGTGGCGATGATGGTCAACCCCCTGTCCATGGAGCACGAGTTGCGTCACCAAATCCCCGACGCGCAGTGCAAGACGATCATCGTCCTCGATCTGCTCTGGCCCAAGATCGCGGCCTTGTGGGAGCAACTCGGCCTGGAGACGGCCGTGGTGACGTCGATTCCCGACGCCCTGGGCTTTCCGCTCAACTGGCTCGCCCGCTTCAAGCTCTGGCGCGAGAAGCGCAGCGTCACAGTGCCCTACGACGGCGTGCGCGTGCTGCGTTACAAGGACCTGCTGCGGGGAAATGAACGCTACTCGGAGAAATCCATCCTGCCCCATTCGGACCTCGCACTGCTGCAATACACAGGCGGCACCACGGGCGTCTCCAAGGGCTGCATGATCAGCCACGCCAACCTCGTGGCCAACGTCACCCAGATCAGGGCCATCCTGCATGCCGTGGGCGTAAAGCCCGAAGTTTTCCTCGGTATCCTGCCCTATTTTCACGTCTACGGCCTCACGGTCTGCCTCAACTTCCCCATCTCCGTGGGCGCGACCCTGGCCCCGCTGGCGCGCTTCGATCCCAAGGAGGTCCTGGGCGAGGTCAACCGCCTGAAACCCACGATATTTCCGGGCGCACCAAGCCTTTATCTCGCGCTCATGCAGCAAAAGGACTTCGCCCGCACCGACTGGAGTTCGTTGCGCTACTGCGTCTCGGGCTCCGCGCCCATGCCGGTCGAACTGTTACGCCGCTTCAAGGAGATCACCGGGGCCGAGATCGTGGAAGGCTACGGCCTGACCGAGGCCTCGCCCGTGACGCACCTCAACCCCTTGGGCGGCCGCCGCAAGGAAGGCTCCATCGGCCTGCCTTTCCCGGACACCGAGGCGCGGGTGGTGGACATGGTCGGCGGCGGCCCCGAGCCTTTGCTGCCCGGCAAGGAGGGCGAACTCATTTTGCGCGGCCCTCAGGTCATGAAGGGCTACTGGAACCGCGCCGACGAGACGGCCTCCACGCTTCGCAACGGCTGGCTCTACACCGGTGACATCGCGGTCATGGACGAGGAAGGCTACTTCTTCATCGTTGACCGCAAGAAGGATATGATCCTCACCGGCGGCTACAACGTCTATCCGCGCGAGATCGACGAGGTGCTCTACGAGCATCCCAAGATCAAGGAGGCCGTGGCCGTGGGCATCCCGCACCGCACGCGGGGCGAGGTCATCAAGGCCTTCGTGGTTCTGAAGGAAGGCGAGGAGTTGGCGCGGCACGAGGTGCTGGCCTGGTGCCGCCAGAAGCTGGCCGCG
- a CDS encoding cupin domain-containing protein, with the protein MSQIGIEKGLSLQEAKRRGVFAWPTWECAASIFPWTYDADEECYLLEGRVEVTPEGGEPVSFGAGDYVRFPAGMSCTWRVIEPVRKHYVFR; encoded by the coding sequence ATGTCGCAAATCGGCATAGAAAAAGGACTTTCGCTTCAAGAGGCAAAGCGGCGCGGGGTATTCGCCTGGCCCACGTGGGAATGCGCGGCCAGCATCTTTCCCTGGACCTACGACGCCGACGAGGAATGTTACCTGCTCGAAGGACGAGTCGAAGTCACGCCCGAAGGCGGGGAGCCCGTGAGCTTCGGCGCGGGCGACTATGTGCGCTTTCCGGCGGGCATGTCCTGCACTTGGCGGGTCATCGAACCCGTGCGCAAACACTACGTCTTTCGCTGA
- a CDS encoding ACP S-malonyltransferase, which yields MSDRISCALLFPGQGSQEKGMGRAIAEADAQAMDLWKKAERISGHDLRAIYWEGEEADMADTRTLQPALTVVNLSVYLGLAGYISPLAAAGHSLGEFAALAAAKALSVDDVLELVAVRGRLMAEAGDGTGAMAALLKVDRTGAEEMVALARDKTGLELRVANYNTPAQFVISGKREAVEAASALAKERKARAVPLAVSGAFHSPLMAEAAAEFARALGKASINDPAFPVVMNATAAPARTGAEIREAMGRQMTSSVLWIDSVEAMWEIGARRFVECGPKGVLTRMLPAILGEREAASGFYADPEAMAALTAEVA from the coding sequence GTGAGCGACCGCATATCCTGCGCCCTTCTCTTTCCGGGCCAAGGGTCCCAGGAGAAAGGCATGGGCCGGGCCATCGCCGAGGCCGACGCCCAGGCCATGGACCTCTGGAAAAAGGCCGAGCGCATCAGCGGCCATGATCTTCGAGCCATCTACTGGGAGGGCGAGGAGGCCGACATGGCCGACACCCGCACCCTGCAACCGGCCCTGACCGTGGTCAACCTGAGCGTTTACCTGGGCCTTGCCGGATACATTTCCCCCCTGGCCGCGGCCGGACATTCGCTTGGCGAGTTCGCCGCCCTGGCCGCCGCCAAGGCGCTCTCCGTGGACGACGTGCTCGAACTCGTCGCCGTGCGCGGCCGCCTGATGGCCGAGGCGGGCGACGGAACCGGCGCCATGGCCGCCCTGCTCAAGGTCGATCGAACCGGGGCCGAGGAGATGGTCGCGCTGGCCCGCGATAAGACTGGCCTGGAGCTTCGCGTGGCCAACTACAACACGCCCGCGCAGTTCGTCATCTCGGGCAAACGCGAGGCCGTGGAGGCCGCATCCGCCCTGGCCAAAGAGCGCAAGGCCCGCGCCGTGCCCCTGGCCGTGTCCGGAGCCTTCCACTCGCCGCTTATGGCCGAAGCCGCGGCCGAATTCGCCAGGGCGCTTGGCAAGGCCTCCATCAACGATCCCGCCTTCCCCGTGGTCATGAACGCCACGGCCGCCCCGGCCCGCACGGGCGCCGAGATACGCGAGGCCATGGGCCGCCAGATGACCTCCTCGGTTCTGTGGATCGACAGCGTCGAGGCCATGTGGGAGATCGGCGCGCGGCGTTTCGTGGAGTGCGGCCCCAAGGGCGTGCTCACGCGCATGCTGCCCGCCATCCTGGGCGAGCGCGAGGCCGCGAGCGGCTTCTACGCCGATCCCGAGGCCATGGCCGCGCTCACGGCGGAGGTCGCCTGA
- a CDS encoding 16S rRNA (guanine(527)-N(7))-methyltransferase RsmG has product MSKKTGESVPPDPAAVAARAAEAGHRLAPGQAEALALYLELLMQWNARMNLVGARTWEQAFDDLAADSLHLAALLRDLTASGILPAEPLCLDLGAGAGLPGIPLRIVWPHGIYHMIEPREKRALFLGVTLARLGLSGTHAIRARAEDLPEPLRRANLVVSRAFMPWRDYLALAKGLLVPGGVCLVMALDAFEDKPPEGFALVRQQAYEVFPEGVAQKRYFWCFTPESVSR; this is encoded by the coding sequence ATGTCCAAAAAAACGGGAGAATCCGTTCCTCCGGACCCGGCCGCGGTCGCCGCGCGGGCCGCCGAAGCGGGGCACCGGCTCGCTCCCGGGCAGGCCGAGGCGCTGGCGCTGTATCTCGAACTGCTCATGCAATGGAACGCGCGCATGAATCTCGTGGGCGCGCGCACCTGGGAGCAGGCTTTCGACGATCTCGCGGCTGACTCCCTGCATCTGGCCGCGTTGCTGCGCGATCTTACGGCCTCGGGAATCCTGCCGGCCGAGCCATTGTGCCTCGATCTCGGCGCGGGGGCCGGACTGCCCGGCATCCCGCTACGCATCGTCTGGCCCCATGGAATCTATCATATGATAGAGCCCCGGGAAAAGCGCGCCCTTTTTCTGGGCGTAACTTTGGCCCGGCTCGGCCTGTCTGGCACGCACGCGATTCGGGCCAGGGCCGAAGACTTGCCCGAGCCACTTCGCCGTGCCAATCTCGTCGTTTCCCGCGCCTTCATGCCCTGGCGTGACTATCTCGCTCTGGCGAAAGGGCTGCTCGTTCCTGGCGGCGTCTGCCTGGTCATGGCCCTGGACGCGTTCGAGGACAAACCGCCTGAAGGTTTCGCGCTTGTGCGTCAGCAGGCCTACGAGGTTTTTCCGGAAGGCGTGGCCCAGAAGCGCTACTTCTGGTGTTTCACACCCGAGAGCGTTTCCAGGTAG
- the argS gene encoding arginine--tRNA ligase, with product MRATTFCREAVATALAAMGLTMPERAVIEPPKDRKFGDLACNAAMLLAKEAGRPPRSIAEEAAGLLRAQDGIAAVDVAGPGFLNITLAPSFWQKTVAEILAAGPTYGRVPTGAGTKAQVEFVSANPTGPLHIGHGRGAAIGDSVARILRFASYDVSTEYYINDAGLQMRLLGSSILRRYQQLFDPDLPFLDEGYKGEYIVEHAREVMEQHGRALLDMPLDEATDICYRHGMEAIMAGIRKDMADFGVSHDVFFSEKTLHAAGKVEEAFAFLDERGFLYEQDGALWFATSRLGDDKDRVLRKSTGELTYFAADIAYHLDKFRRGFDLVVDVWGADHHGYIPRMKAAVQAMGKDREQLQIILVQLVNLLRGGEQVAMSTRAGEFEELSAVVREVGADSARFIFLSRKSDSKLDFDLELVKQQSMDNPVYYVQYAHARIASVGRKAEETGLSLDPASADLALLDTEADLDLLKILERWPDTVEAAAKSLSPHHVSYYLMELAGLLHRYYNANKVLDASAPDLTNARFALLRAVAQTIANGLALLGVSAPDRM from the coding sequence ATGCGCGCGACCACCTTCTGCCGCGAGGCCGTCGCCACGGCGCTTGCCGCCATGGGTCTGACCATGCCCGAACGCGCGGTGATCGAGCCGCCCAAGGACAGGAAGTTCGGCGACCTGGCCTGCAACGCGGCCATGTTGCTGGCCAAGGAGGCGGGCAGGCCGCCGCGCTCCATCGCCGAGGAGGCCGCCGGGCTTCTCCGCGCCCAGGACGGCATCGCGGCCGTGGACGTGGCCGGACCAGGCTTCTTGAACATCACCCTGGCGCCCTCGTTCTGGCAGAAGACCGTGGCCGAAATTCTGGCCGCCGGGCCGACATACGGCCGGGTCCCCACCGGCGCGGGAACCAAGGCCCAGGTCGAGTTCGTCTCGGCAAACCCCACGGGACCGCTGCACATCGGCCACGGTCGAGGCGCGGCCATCGGCGATTCCGTGGCCCGCATCCTGCGCTTCGCCAGCTACGACGTCAGCACCGAATACTACATCAACGACGCCGGATTGCAGATGCGCCTGCTCGGCTCGTCCATCCTGCGCCGCTACCAGCAGCTTTTCGACCCGGACCTGCCTTTCCTCGATGAGGGCTACAAGGGCGAGTACATCGTCGAACACGCCCGCGAGGTCATGGAACAGCACGGCCGCGCCCTGCTCGACATGCCCCTCGATGAGGCCACGGACATCTGCTACCGCCACGGCATGGAAGCCATCATGGCGGGCATCAGGAAGGACATGGCCGACTTCGGCGTCAGCCACGACGTGTTCTTCTCCGAGAAGACCCTGCACGCCGCAGGCAAGGTCGAGGAGGCCTTCGCCTTCCTCGACGAGCGCGGCTTCCTCTACGAGCAGGACGGGGCGCTGTGGTTCGCCACCTCACGCCTGGGCGACGACAAGGACCGCGTGCTGCGCAAATCCACGGGCGAATTGACCTATTTCGCCGCGGACATCGCCTACCACCTGGACAAGTTCCGCCGGGGATTCGACCTGGTCGTGGACGTCTGGGGCGCGGACCATCACGGCTACATCCCGCGCATGAAGGCCGCGGTCCAGGCCATGGGCAAGGATCGCGAGCAGTTGCAGATCATCCTGGTGCAGCTCGTGAACCTTCTGCGCGGCGGGGAGCAGGTGGCCATGTCCACCCGCGCGGGCGAGTTCGAGGAGCTTTCCGCCGTGGTGCGCGAGGTCGGCGCGGACAGCGCCCGCTTCATCTTCCTCTCGCGCAAGTCGGACAGCAAGCTCGACTTCGACCTGGAGTTGGTCAAGCAGCAGTCCATGGACAACCCGGTCTACTACGTGCAGTACGCCCACGCGCGCATCGCCTCAGTGGGTCGCAAGGCCGAGGAGACGGGCCTTTCGCTCGACCCCGCCTCGGCTGACCTAGCCCTTTTGGACACCGAGGCCGACCTCGACCTGCTGAAAATCCTGGAACGCTGGCCCGATACCGTGGAGGCGGCGGCCAAGAGCCTCTCGCCGCACCACGTCAGCTACTACCTGATGGAATTGGCCGGGCTTTTGCATCGCTATTACAACGCCAACAAAGTGCTGGACGCCTCGGCCCCCGATCTGACGAACGCGCGCTTCGCGCTGCTTCGGGCCGTGGCCCAGACGATCGCGAACGGCCTCGCGCTTCTTGGCGTGAGTGCTCCTGACCGGATGTAG